One part of the Drosophila willistoni isolate 14030-0811.24 unplaced genomic scaffold, UCI_dwil_1.1 Seg29.1, whole genome shotgun sequence genome encodes these proteins:
- the LOC26529484 gene encoding leucine-rich repeat protein 1-like, with product MEGKDVINLRLNTVTAMAQKSKLQTKMAINRHSDYPIKVFPRYLQSLTIDNTQLVKLSYHICSLRNLTHLDVSNNKLRKLPVELGRLHLSKLVLHDNNLGEIDDWSFLNGSKLRDSLRELDFSEDLDF from the exons ATGGAAGGCAAGGATGTCATCAATTTGAGACTAAATACAGTCACTGCCATGGCACAAAAATCAAAGTTACAGACGAAAATGGCTATAAATCGTCACAGTGACTATCCCATCAAGGtctttcctcgatatctaCAATCCCTAACAATAGACAATACGCAATTGGTTAAATTGAGCTATCATATATGCTCCTTACGGAATCTAACCCACCTGGATGTATCCAACAATAAGTTGCGTAAG TTACCTGTTGAACTGGGGAGATTACACTTGAGCAAGCTCGTCCTCCATGACAATAATCTGGGTGAAATAGacgattggtcatttctaaaTGGCAGCAAATTACGAGACTCCCTGCGCGAATTGGATTTCTCTGAAGATTTGGATTTCTGA